From a single Streptomyces sp. NBC_01264 genomic region:
- a CDS encoding Ser-Thr-rich GPI-anchored membrane family protein: protein MSATAPSLKSLARHLLQGLSRPEAAVVLESDNLLVKSPGPGTVWPRRSRQAVAWYVVGPAGDVVDIELVTMAGGQSRTVAVLARGVGTDRTGITVTVPAVAPGRYLVLVSSTTGMLDAYSQPVTVTA, encoded by the coding sequence ATGTCGGCGACCGCCCCCTCCCTGAAGTCCCTCGCCCGGCACCTCTTGCAGGGCCTGAGCCGCCCCGAGGCGGCGGTCGTCCTGGAGTCGGACAACCTCCTGGTGAAGAGCCCCGGGCCCGGCACGGTCTGGCCCCGCCGCAGCAGGCAGGCCGTCGCCTGGTACGTGGTGGGCCCGGCGGGCGACGTCGTGGACATCGAGCTCGTCACGATGGCCGGCGGGCAGTCCCGGACGGTGGCCGTCCTCGCGAGAGGCGTCGGGACCGACCGCACCGGCATCACGGTGACGGTCCCCGCGGTCGCCCCGGGCCGCTACCTCGTCCTGGTCAGCTCCACCACGGGCATGCTCGACGCCTACAGCCAGCCGGTCACCGTCACCGCTTGA
- the kdpC gene encoding potassium-transporting ATPase subunit KdpC — protein sequence MNNSVGNTARMLGAGLRALLVLTVLCGVLYPLAITGIAQAAFNNKANGSEIKDAGGQVVGSSLIGQSYGDDPRWFQGRPAAGLGKNTVNTRYELLVSGATNKAADSPELLKSVEEAKAKVLLDNTVPGYTPRLDRIPADAVTSSGSGLDPDISPAYAELQTARVAQRNGLPVAEVAKLVKAHTEGRTLGFMGEPRVNVLELNTALRDLKR from the coding sequence ATGAACAACTCCGTAGGAAACACCGCCCGCATGCTCGGCGCCGGGCTGCGCGCCCTCCTCGTCCTGACCGTGCTGTGCGGGGTGCTCTATCCGCTCGCCATCACGGGCATCGCCCAGGCCGCCTTCAACAACAAGGCCAACGGCTCCGAGATCAAGGACGCGGGCGGCCAGGTCGTCGGCTCCTCCCTGATCGGCCAGTCGTACGGGGACGACCCGCGCTGGTTCCAGGGCCGACCGGCGGCGGGACTCGGCAAGAACACCGTCAACACCCGGTACGAGCTGCTGGTCTCCGGCGCCACCAACAAGGCGGCGGACAGCCCGGAGCTGCTGAAATCGGTGGAGGAGGCCAAGGCCAAGGTCCTGCTCGACAACACCGTCCCGGGCTACACCCCGCGGCTCGACCGGATCCCGGCCGACGCGGTGACCTCCTCCGGCTCCGGCCTGGACCCCGACATCTCCCCGGCCTACGCGGAGCTCCAGACGGCGCGCGTCGCCCAGCGCAACGGACTCCCGGTCGCGGAGGTCGCGAAGCTGGTGAAGGCCCACACCGAGGGCCGCACCCTCGGCTTCATGGGCGAGCCGCGCGTCAACGTCCTGGAACTGAACACGGCCCTGCGGGACCTCAAGCGGTGA